One genomic region from Plasmodium berghei ANKA genome assembly, chromosome: 4 encodes:
- a CDS encoding dolichyl-diphosphooligosaccharide--protein glycosyltransferase subunit OST1, putative, which yields MKFVYLIILQFLLGFLVRGELYLYLFKKLIDFDIEYINTYKNKIQEEYVANFDTVIYEYINKNVYLKNNYVEINVKGAIKNNSTPPVDKITFLLPYHEAFQATNIQIKDEKNNELHYKVLRNVIDIDKINIDKFNNDYDIELFNVKIFEIYLNKKLKKNEKISVKLSYILGQPYFPFPIDINLNEKQNVLFYISSQILLPYNVENEEKIIIHMCEHCILKEFDDVNYMNWFEKIDTNKYVHTKNNDIRNSENYNDLNNENCFSLGNKVLFYFTSDYNLGYFEKVVKDIKISQLGYIYEKEEYILKNNSAKINKFDRYLLSDYENKYTSEENIEENNQTKYANKNYSSIIYSMQSKINYNIFEYNYFDELGKIYLIRADEFYDTHKKKNIIKFDLKPRYPILGGWKTHFCNSYYHSSNLFKIKNKQNYYAYNVDISPSIKSFYIKEMYINIYLPPYSNNISINNNNLKEMSVKNGKTKDWLDLISHRDTIQIQIQNIFPQHEENNYKNFIVMYELKFVTIFLKPLIIILITFIVILFFYFIKGLSFSFNSDKDNLKKETQERIIFAEKCKELYENLSHISDNLIQSLSDVNPQERIKIKDKFLKEEEKWTHDFIYFTKEFSRTFENTARKGVLKSYINKCFNYHSVVKKFFEAQLYNNLNINLNELAEVEKELVILLKYN from the exons AtgaaatttgtttatttgattatcctacaatttttattaggaTTTTTGGTTAGAGGGGAATtgtatttgtatttatttaaaaaattgatagATTTTGATAtagaatatattaacacttataaaaataaaatacaagaAGAATATGTTGCAAATTTTGATACGGtaatttatgaatatataaataaaaatgtatatttaaaaaacaattatgttgaaataaatgtaaaaggtgctataaaaaataacagcACACCACCCGTTGACAAAATTACCTTTCTATTACCATATCATGAAGCTTTTCAG gCCACtaatattcaaataaaagacgaaaaaaataacgaaCTGCATTATAAAGTTTTAAGAAATGTAATTGATAtagacaaaataaatattgatAAATTTAACAATGATTATGATATAGAATTGtttaatgtaaaaatatttgaaatatatttaaataaaaaattaaaaaaaaatgaaaaaatatcagTAAAATTATCTTATATTTTAGGGCAACcttattttccttttccaattgatattaatttaaatgaaaaacaaaatgttttattttatatatcttcacaaattttattaccatataatgtagaaaatgaagaaaaaataataatacatatgtGTGAACATTGTATACTTAAAGAATTTGATGatgtaaattatatgaactGGTTTGAAAAGATAGacacaaataaatatgttcatacaaaaaataatgatataagaaattcagaaaattataatgatttaaataacgaaaattgtttttcatTGGGAAAtaaagttttattttattttacttcGGATTATAATTTAggatattttgaaaaagtTGTAAAAGATATAAAGATATCTCAACTaggttatatatatgaaaaggaagaatatattttaaaaaataattctgcaaaaataaataaatttgatagATATTTGCTAAGTGATTatgaaaacaaatatacttcagaagaaaatatagagGAAAACAACCAAACAAAATAtgctaataaaaattattccagtattatatattctatgcaatctaaaataaattacaatatttttgaatataactattttgatgaattaggaaaaatatatttaattagaGCAGATGAATTTTATGAtacacacaaaaaaaaaaatattataaaatttgatCTAAAACCAAGATATCCAATTTTAGGGGGGTGGAAAACACATTTTTGTAATTCATATTATCATTCATCcaatttgtttaaaattaaaaataaacaaaattattatgctTATAATGTCGATATTTCACCATCAATAAAAtccttttatattaaagaaATGTACATCAATATTTATCTACCTCCTTATTCTAATAACATAtccataaataataataatttaaaggAAATGTCTgttaaaaatggaaaaacaAAAGATTGGCTAGATCTTATTTCACACAGGGATACAATACAAATAcaaattcaaaatatatttccacAACATGAGGaaaacaattataaaaattttatagttatgtatgaattaaaatttgtcacaatttttcttaagcctttaattattatattgataACCTTTATTGTTATTCTATTCTTTTACTTTATTAAAGGTTTATCCTTTAG cTTTAATTCAGATAAGGATAACTTAAAGAAGGAAACTCAAGAACGTATCATTTTTGCAGAAAAATGCAAAGAATTGTACGAGAATTTGTCTCATATATCAG ATAATTTAATTCAATCTTTGAGTGATGTGAATCCACAAGAAAggattaaaataaaagataaatttttaaaggAAGAAGAAAAGTGGACACAcgattttatatatttcaccAAAGAGTTTTCTAGGACCTTTGAAAATACTGCAAGAAAAGGAGTGCTAAAAAgttacataaataaatgttttaattACCATTCAgttgttaaaaaattttttgaagcccaattatataacaatttG AACATcaatttaaatgaattagCGGAAGTTGAAAAGGAACTAGTTATTTTgctaaaatataattag
- a CDS encoding aspartyl protease, giving the protein MTNFCIKSYLFLYLSFLLFFDIITIFHVSSIRISTVLKNDKKKKNFNTSLVEENKKYLFNEIKLNNRFKNDIKGYIQNINNFHSIIESKIPNSLLYVHEDLINFHNSQFIGDIEIGNPPQSFKVVFDTGSSNFAIPSTKCVKGGCTLHNKFDAKKSRTFMSNLKNKKESIYTYVQYGTGKSILEHGYDDVYMKGLKINKQCIGLIIEESMHPFSDLPFDGIVGLGFSDPDNSFQTKYSKSLIETIKEQNLLQQNIFSFYVPKELEKSGAITFGRANSKYAIEGEKIEWFPVISMYFWEINLLGILLPDKNFEICSNKKCRAAVDTGSSLITGPSSLMQPLIENINLEKDCSNISSLPIISFVLKNVEGKTVILDFTPDDYILQENSEEDNSSQCVIGLMSLDIPPPRGPIFIFGNVFIRKYYTIFDNDHKLVGVVKSNHNF; this is encoded by the exons ATGAcaaatttttgtattaagTCTTAtctgtttttatatttatcctttttattattttttgatataatCACAATATTCCATGTTTCATCGATAAGAATATCCactgttttaaaaaatgacaaaaaaaaaaaaaattttaacaCTTCATTGGtggaagaaaataaaaaataccttttcaatgaaataaaattaaataatagatttaaaaatgatataaaaggatatattcaaaatatcaACAATTTCCATTCAATAATAGAAAGTAAAATACCAAATTCGTTACTATATGTTCACGAAGACTTAATTAATTTTCACAATAGTCAATTTATTGGCGACATTGAAATTGGTAATCCTCCTCAAAGTTTTAAGGTTGTCTTTGATACAGGATCCAGTAACTTTGCAATTCCCTCAACGAAATGTGTCAA AGGAGGATGTACTTTACACAATAAATTCGATGCCAAGAAATCACGGACTTTTATGAGCAACTTGAAAA ATAAAAAGGAGTCCATCTATACATATGTTCAA TACGGAACAGGAAAAAGCa ttctCGAGCATGGATACGATGATGTGTATATGAAGGGATT aaaaattaataaacaaTGTATAGGATTAATAATCGAAg aATCTATGCACCCCTTCTCAGATTTACCGTTTGACGGAATTGTTGGATTAGGATTTTCTGACC cGGATAATAGCTTCCAAACCAAATATTCTAAGTCCTTAATCGAAACAATTAAAGAGCAG AATCTTCTacaacaaaatattttttcattttatgtTCCAAAGGAGTTGGAAAA ATCAGGGGCAATTACATTTGGAAGGGCTAATAGCAAATATGCTATAGAAGGAGAAAAAATCGAATGGTTTCCCGTTATATCAAtgt acTTTTGGGAAATAAATCTATTAGGGATATTGCTTCCAGACAAAAATTTCGAAATAtgttcaaataaaaaatgcagAGCAGCAGTCGATACCGGTTCCAGTTTG ATAACTGGGCCATCGAGCCTTATGCAGCCATTAATAgaaaacataaatttaGAAAAGGATTGTTCTAATATAAGTAGTTTACCGattatttcatttgttttaaaaaatgtcgAAGGGAAAACAGTTATACTAGATTTTACCCCAGACgattatattttgcaaGAAAATAGTGAA GAGGATAATTCTTCTCAat gCGTAATTGGACTGATGTCCCTTGACATTCCACCACCCCGAGGTcctattttcatttttg gCAATGTTTTCattagaaaatattacaCAATATTTGACAATGACCATAAACTCGTTGGAGTAGTTAAAAGCAATCacaatttttaa
- a CDS encoding ATP synthase F0 subunit d-like protein, putative encodes MKSIQILSKKRQNFSTLVSLKKKWQNLSAYITKDIDMSHWRELNGKISEIESLVHSQENSEIKKIDWNKWNEKISNKELLLCMKNFYDNQMNTLEAMEEGEKKESPSKKSEEDKLFEEALNNCKKAEETSAKLLIDGAKTLWISFHNPSVNNLDNNEWIESDKYWQAFVEKHATYNLNNKSLEPEDEENKNFEKNEWHKKTTKFNERSDTPILYDYMVNLPSWEYYDINRRVFLENMLYFLLRTGLSYKFFPELFRWKWKTHIEDLRFQFLDIAQKRRKNYQLSTAKREVPLELQPSDYEHKGEEYHLKLLNHFKDYQNLVLSRLMSNYIFLCDPFIPIQSKEGLNNTLKMHNGGKLYKLNNDNVNCLFYLPKDCDENSTKIMYKPLDALTNFYSYLQNKNIKLNDTYYRLLQIFTQILQERGAYWLNLPNENIPDSFLRRYNKDDSLYPVYVEYVSNLKEEFLNKTEIPLNNYTQEIENIEEKYKNECQFFDKLLHTFLSDDISLTYEDNTPDLSKLNESQIKKLLDEKKIKIFDKQNNQLLNDPLTIMEYIKNQEIEKQQIKEFVKSLSS; translated from the exons atgAAAAGTATTCAAATATTGAGCAA AAAACGCCAAAATTTCAGTACCTTGGTTtctcttaaaaaaaaatggcaAAATCTTAGTGCATACATAACAAAGGATATTGATATGTCCCATTGGAGAGAGTTAAATGGCAAAATATCTGAGATAGAAAGCTTAGTACATAGTCAAGAAAATTcagaaattaaaaaaatagactGGAATAAATggaatgaaaaaataagcaaTAAGGAATTGCTTTTAtg TATGAAAAACTTTTACGATAATCAAATGAACACATTGGAAGCTATGGAAGaaggagaaaaaaaagaatcgCCATCGAAAAAAAGTGAAGAggataaattatttgaagaagcattaaataattgtaaaaaagCAGAAGAAACATCAGCTAAACTTTTAATAGATGGGGCCAAAACATTATGGATAAGTTTTCATAACCCTTCGgtaaataatttagatAATAATGAATGGATAGAAAGTGATAAGTATTGGCAAGCTTTTGTTGAAAAACATGCTACatataatttgaataataaaagtttAGAGCCTGAAGAtgaagaaaacaaaaatttcgaaaaaaatgaatggcataaaaaaacgacaaaatttaatgaaagAAGTGATACCCCTATTCTATATGATTATATGGTTAACTTACCATCTTGGGAATACTATGATATTAATAGAAGAGTTTTTCTTGAAAATATGCTATACTTTTTATTGCGAACCGGTTTAAGTTACAAGTTTTTTCCTGAATTGTTCAGGTGGAAATGGAAAACTCATATAGAAGATTTAAGATTCCAATTTTTAGATATAGCACAAAAacgaagaaaaaattatcaattATCTACAGCTAAAAGAGAGGTACCATTAGAATTACAGCCATCAGATTACGAACATAAAGGAGAAGAATATCATTTGAAATTATTAAACCATTTTAAAgattatcaaaatttagTATTATCGAGACTAATGtctaattatatatttttatgtgaTCCATTTATTCCTATTCAATCAAAAGAAGGATTAAATAATACTTTAAAAATGCATAATGGTGGGAAATTATATAAGCTCAATAATGATAATgtaaattgtttattttatttaccaAAAGATTGTGATGAAAATAgtacaaaaattatgtacAAACCATTGGATGCATTgacaaatttttattcatatttgcaaaataaaaatataaaattaaatgatacTTACTATAGACtattacaaatatttacaCAAATATTACAAGAAAGAGGTGCATATTGGTTAAATCTAccaaatgaaaatattccTGATTCATTTTTAAGGAGGTATAATAAAGATGATTCATTATATCCAGTTTATGTTGAATATGTTTCAAATTTAAAGGAggaatttttaaataaaacagaAATACCTTTGAATAACTACACTCaagaaattgaaaatattgaagaaaaatataaaaatgaatgtcaattttttgataaactTTTGCACACTTTTTTATCAGATGACATTTCTTTGACATATGAAGACAATACCCCtgatttatcaaaattaaatgaaagtcaaattaaaaaattattagatgaaaaaaaaattaaaatatttgacaaacaaaataatcaaCTACTCAATGACCCCCTTACTATTATggaatacataaaaaatcaagAAATTGAAAAACAACAAATTAAAGAGTTTGTTAAATCTCTTTCATCTTAA